ATACTGTGAAAGGAatctccctcctctcccatcaCATCTATAACCACTTTCTCTTAATATATGTAAACATTATATAGAAAGTTTTTATGATGATTGCAGAGAAGATAAAGGATGATTGTAGAGAAGATAAAAGCTGGAGATAGGGCTGGGTTTCAGATCACTATCGGCTTTGACCATTGGCATGCTGTTGAAGAAACCAACATTGGCAAGAGGgatgaaaaaattttttgttgttggaatatttttagatTTGGCATGTTATCCATGTGTATATATGAGTCATTGCTCTTTATATTTTGAGTTCCCTTTTAACATGTACAAATTCCATGATACAAATCATAAATTGGGTGTTTGAATAAGTAATTCCATTATTCTTTTTAGCCATTATCTTGTGTTACAGTTTGGTaatcaattttgaaagaagttgaaTTTGGCATAGTAAGTGTTCTCAGATCAAGTCAGCCATATGTCTACTACTTTATAAAACACGTAGTTTGAGATATCTTCTTTGGCCATATTATGGCTTCTATATATGTTGTTGAATATTTAAAGGAatatagataaattttaaaaaatctggatgGCTTATTTATGTCATATAATCAGTTATTTCTAACATGATCcataaaatatttggatttttttgtctTATTGATTAAACATGGTTAAAGCAAGTAATTAAACTTGACTATTAATACTAATATTTTTTGATCTTTTGGGATTTTTAGATCTGAAAGCAGGAAgtagtttaatttttagttttgcaTTTGTATAATCTGTCCTATACACAGttttaatattaagaaaagtATTCATTTGAGGCTAAgattttttcaaaatacttttaattctAGAAGTTACTTCTTTTAATTGCTGAGCAACAAAGACAAGacattatttattctttagttttaaatattattataattaataatttttaattaggaGTTTATAGTATGAAATACTTTAGACTCCTGTTTCAACAAATAAAAGGATTTTTCATTGTGGTCAAAATATACTTTTGCACTTGTATTTATCTGTCCAACTTGTTACAATTTTTGTGTAAGTATGTATTACAAAAATGGGTAAATGTAAGTAAATTAGACGTTCAGAATATCTTGAAACGTACACGTGCTAATCTAAAATACATACATCCTTttggaaagaaaatcagagattTGTTGCAAGAGAGGAGGACTGCTTAACAATGTTACTGATTCCTAAAACTTGTTGGAAAATGAAGCTAAACCAAGGGAAAAAGCCCTGCGGGGGTTATGAAGCCAGTTAAGCTTCATGCATATGTTTGCTGACAGTTGGAAGAATGCACGTTTCTCATTCCCCTTTGACTGCGTTAGAAAGCACTGGAAAAGCTTGTGGATTCAGGTTTCATGCTCTTTGCAactgaattcttttccttttcatattttaaatttgtaacgTGTTCTATATAGTCCTTAAGTGAACATCCTGTTTTCAGGACTTCTAAAACTCCATTGCTTTGAACAGTATGCCACATGGCAATACTACAAACATAAAGAGTCCAGCTGTTAGGATGGAAAATACCATATAAATCACTGTAAAAGCATCTTTTCTTACTACTTTGGAGAGCccactgaagtattttaaaggaaagggTTACTAACTTTAAAAGCCTCCAAAAAGCGCTGTTTCTTTGGATTTTAGATTATAATCTCAGATTGTTTCATGAAGGGAAAATTTGCATAGCTTGTTCCCTgagtaaagaaatgtttttttccccactaatttCTCAAGTGTGCTCTTGTCCCTGGCCTCCTCCATGTGGTTTGTGAAATCTGACACTATATCAtaattaaatctatttaaatgACTATTGTAAGTAGAaagttctttgaaataaaattatagttatttccaccttgaccttaaaaataaaaatgaactcttTGGCAAGTCTTCTGGATTGCAAATATTTCTGGGAAGaggtgttagacccaaacggtctacgagggattccaactcgcccaagaaccgccaagagtcgagagccgctgcaacacgcaagaggtttattaggagccgatgcaccggggttccctgaacctcacgcaggaggccgatggggaacccctaaaagcggaatcacatactttttataggtttatttactcatagggcgggtatattctcacaatgattgggtaaatgtggtgacttttgaattcattggcttaggaacttttgtcccaccttctggccgttatagttgtctgttcattgtggcggttagggcgtatacctgttacgggcaactggaaaattacccgctgtctggcaagtccccgtcaactgaaaaactccaagaattggtttcgatagggagaaggagtggcgcacgatagggagaagaattggtttcgatagggagaaggagtggcgcacgatagggagaagaattggtttacgggaacaagtgagggggtggaaagtccctaaaggccccacattccccccctttttttgtaactaatttcaatcatggaatttcagtttctttttgcgagttttggtattgttgccttagcattaaaacttgtaccgtactaatgcgttctctaataaaggctatcaggcgattcagaatgcatggtccaaaagttaagagcaacaataaaataatgaggggccctaacaaggtggaaactaaagtagtaagccagggagatttatcaaaccacgattgaaaccatcctttttgatttttcctttcctgttgtcttttgtccaggcgctccctaagtttgtccatagttttggtaatagccccagaatgatcaatataaaaacagcattcttcttttagtgcagcacatagttcgccctccttaaggaacagcagatctaatcccctcctgttttgcattaccacctctgaaagcgaggtgagggattcttttaactgagttatggaactttctaatgcccggaggtcaacatctacagcttgccttaaggcatcataatagtggggttgttggatgagggctgttgtacccgttcctaccccggctgccattcctagtcctaggagtacagccagggtgagtgttatgggttccctcttaaaccttcctctgccctcatattcatctagaaaggatgaatctgaatgataaatgagtctggggaccagctgaactaacacacaaaaatcggttgaagctttaaggacctctaaagaaatgcagggggtcaatcctgtgttacatgcccaccatccatccggaggagggaggagataccctgagccctgtgggaggcttaaattggcacaaagatgtcggtgggacgaggggggcgttcctacacgtgtaccgtttcctaatactgaggccagggtcaatttactatttccttcttgtttccatcgacattgatctggagtgttaacattattataattagaattatatcctatagcatcataataagggggaggagcagcatagcaaagccaacatgatttggtagcctccgggtttgtggcatttaaaacctcaaaagccgcctggaccaatgagagcattcggtcccggggggtcttgggcttgattgttattccttttggctcagaagtttggtttcttatctctggtaacgctgtgggaggggccaaaggtagcgaagagtgccctatctcagggttggggcttataggaactggagtaggggtttcaatttttagtttgatggtcattagtaatccatcattatatccttctttataaaacctgattccccatgaatggccatttatccagtttttatccttttttcctggttcactaaaagagatcttaaggggatggcaccatttagtacattcaggcctataagttaaggggttggttgggtgtgtataattggctgtcaccttaataaagtcccagccagaggtgggcttccaataggtgtctcctgtggtttcacacccccagcttttacaataaaaatgttcctttcccccacattgataatttagggacctatggcgatgaaatcccgggcatacataaaaggtagggttgctaagtttctgtcgcgtacccgagttttggcagccgtattggccggcccgaccgggtatggatggggcattttgacgatcatgggagtgtgctgtgtcccaattgggagctcctatggctaatttacaaacatcggggaaaaggtctggccaccaggtccaaggagcagcagtatggctaacagaccatattacatctccagtttgggaaattacctgccaggttaaatgctggggcaggtgaggactaaaattactcacagtcagtaggggtaacaaagttaaagttataaatctgatgatcgcagaagcttgagcttgagcgggttgctggtcttttgggctcgccattccgatgttgcagatgctggtgcggccttcacgtgtgaagcgtggatccacgcagcgatgccatctacctttatagccgtgggggtggtgagcaggacgttgtatggtcctttccaccgaggctctagagcctgggttcggtgccgacggacgtacacggaatctccgacttggaagggatgagcctctgctggtgttcctggtcggtaagcctctgccagctgggaccacacctccttttggaccaactggagtcccaacagcctagcatataagtcagtgttattatggcagtcaggacttaatttctcccttagcgtaaaaagaggaggtggggccccgtatagtatttcaaatggagtaagataatagcgggagggggtatttctagcccggaacagggctaagggaaggaacaccgtccaatctgtaccgccagtctctatggacaatttagttagggtctcttttagagttctattcattctctctacctatcctgaactctggggtctataggcacaatgtaatttccaatcagtccccaggtatttggccacaccctgacttacctgggcgacgaaggcgggaccattatctgatcctattacctttggtgccccgaaccgggggaaaatttcttctaagatctttttggccaccacagtagctgtctccttcttcgtcgggaaagcttctacccatcctgagaaggtatctataaaaactagaagatacctgttaccgtaccttccagggcgtatttcagtgaagtcgacctcccaataggctcctgggcggtctcctctgagcctttttccgacctcaagttttcctttatgggagtttacctgttggcatggaatgcactctcgtgcaatctgctcagctaatttagttagtccaggggtatcataacctgtcttgtgtagtagggacaccatctttttggttcccaagtgtgtccatctgtgaatctgttgtagcatggattttgcttgttgaggagataatgttcctttagttatggctggggtaattgttcccctatcatttggtttcccaggactctcatctgatagttctagtatgatttcctgtagagccacttctcgtgccaccctatctaccaatttgttgcctcttgtcaccggggtattgtccttctggtgtccggggcaatgaatgatgctgactttagtggggagcatgagggcagctagcagtgccactatttcttctttgtttttaatttctttgcccgccgaggtgagcaaccctctttgttggtaaatggccccatggacatgggcggtagcaaatgcgtatctactgtccgtatagatgtttacctttttgttttctgctagttccaatgctctagtcatggcgattagttcagcccgttgggccgatgtcccttgcggtaatgcggctgcccagatgacctctttcccgtctaccacggcagctcccgcccgacgcttaccttcctctaggaaactgcttccgtcagtaaaccaggtaacgtcggcgttggggaggggctgatccatcaagtctggtctgctaccgtgtgctgcagccagtacttcctgacaatcatggatgacggtagtgctctccaggtcagggtcgggtagcaaggtggccgggttgagtcctgtggctgaggtaaacttaatacgatctgagtttaacagcagggcttggtaatgagtcatcctggcatttgttagccatctgtcgggtggctggcgaattacactttctaatgcatggggggctgttatcgttaggttctgccccaaagtcagtttgtcagcatctttgaccaaagcggccaccgcggcgattatttttaaacaggcgggccatcctgctgccacaggatccaatttctttgataggtacgcaaccgggcgattccaggggcccagtttctgagttagtactccctttgcaatacctttattctcggccacgtacagatgaaaaggcttagtgatccttcccccgttcctttttttagggcattctcttgcccaatgacctttttctttacagtaggcacattggtccttgtctaatggccgccttctatccgttgtttgcccttcctgtctatttctgtctctactgtttcctcctctgactacagtggccagtatcttactcaaatgtctttcttgcctcttatctcatcttacctcacgagcctcttgttccttctgctttctttcttctctttcttcttctgtctccctcttattatataccttatctgcctcttttactaagtcctgaagggagaaaccttgtaggccatccagccttcgtaacttctttctaatatcaggggccgcctggtcaataaaggccattgctatggtggccttatgttcctcagaggttggatcataaggagtgaatcgtctaaaagcctccattaagcgttctaggaacacggttggcgattcctggggcccctgagttacctctcttaccttagccaaattcgtggggcgcctggccgctccatggagacccgccaccagagcctggcgatacattttcaggtgctccttaccttccggggtattaaagtcccaattcggcctgacgagtggaaacccggcatcaatctcgttaggcaactgggtaggttgtccattggcggctaacacattctttttagcctccaggagaacccgttgcctctcctcagttgtgaggagagtctggaggagctgttgacaatcatcccaggtgggttggtgggagaagacaagagactctattaaagcagtaagagcctgtgggtttttagagaaagtagggttatgcatcttccaattataaagatctgcagaggaaaagggccagtattgaaggggtctattcccgtggttatcgggggggccatattctctaaggggtgaagcagtagaatctggggaaacagccctctggcttctggtgcccgccgagggaccccccctttccgccataacaggtggccctactggtgcggagggttgtgaagctgggggtcctaggggcgacatgggatttagggccggaggataaggaggtggggaatctagaagaagcaaatcagactgcaggtcaggatatatcgcctttggcgggtccggggcagcagatgacttttccgtgtctggggttttcttcagggccaatatctccgattgtgctggagcgcatgcagacgtgcctgttgaggaaacaaagggccggacccacggaggcggggagagaactagatcttcccagaccaagatatatggtatctggtctgggtgtccgtggggtcctgtgttaaagaccctagacttgactagcccaaccttatctaacaaaaaagatccttcgggtggccaccctgtctgaaatgtaggccactcagaggtacacagcgtttgccattttcctttccttacttctaccgaaaggttgtgggccctagccctaacttcggtccagtggcttagggtaagagaaagaggagtcgtcatagtttgtcccattgtcgtccgtcaaaagaaagataatagtacagaaaaacaataaaatttcaaaagacacacattgatattgccgccgcgaacttaaacccgaaaccaactcaaattcagatggcagcttatataacctgccagaaccagatgaaggggagacaaaatttgtttctccttccagatggaccaccagggcgtcccccggggcccgtggacaccagctttcggcacgtctgcctagccaggagtccaatacagattccacagcaagccggttcgcacggctttttcctaatggcggctggcaacaaacaaacgacaaacaaacagacaattgggctcgagcctac
This genomic interval from Phocoena sinus isolate mPhoSin1 chromosome 3, mPhoSin1.pri, whole genome shotgun sequence contains the following:
- the LOC116750680 gene encoding LOW QUALITY PROTEIN: uncharacterized protein LOC116750680 (The sequence of the model RefSeq protein was modified relative to this genomic sequence to represent the inferred CDS: substituted 1 base at 1 genomic stop codon), translating into MGQTMTTPLSLTLSHWTEVRARAHNLSVEVRKGKWQTLCTSEWPTFQTGWPPEGSFLLDKVGLVKSRVFNTGPHGHPDQIPYILVWEDLVLSPPPWVRPFVSSTGTSACAPAQSEILALKKTPDTEKSSAAPDPPKAIYPDLQSDLLLLDSPPPYPPALNPMSPLGPPASQPSAPVGPPVMAERGGPSAGTRSQRAVSPDSTASPLREYGPPDNHGNRPLQYWPFSSADLYNWKMHNPTFSKNPQALTALIESLVFSHQPTWDDCQQLLQTLLTTEERQRVLLEAKKNVLAANGQPTQLPNEIDAGFPLVRPNWDFNTPEGKEHLKMYRQALVAGLHGAARRPTNLAKVREVTQGPQESPTVFLERLMEAFRRFTPYDPTSEEHKATIAMAFIDQAAPDIRKKLRRLDGLQGFSLQDLVKEADKVYNKRETEEEREERKQKEQEAREVRXDKRQERHLSKILATVVRGGNSRDRNRQEGQTTDRRRPLDKDQCAYCKEKGHWARECP